A genomic segment from Burkholderia plantarii encodes:
- a CDS encoding TRAP transporter small permease, whose protein sequence is MRIEAMRFIKHTNDVFFMALAVIASASLVALTALVFYAVVKRYVFNDAPDFVEPIALLLVIVIAMFGAAMKVRDGGHIGLDSFVRRLSPKGQAVVHGFQHLCLMAFAVAIIIGCLQMAETTADDRIPIIGLPEAVRYLIPMPAGLAIILFSLEHLLALRKRNRT, encoded by the coding sequence ATGAGGATTGAAGCAATGAGGTTCATCAAGCACACGAACGACGTGTTCTTCATGGCGCTGGCGGTGATCGCGTCCGCGAGTCTCGTCGCGCTGACGGCGCTCGTGTTCTACGCCGTCGTGAAGCGCTACGTGTTCAATGACGCGCCCGATTTCGTCGAGCCGATCGCGCTGCTGCTCGTGATCGTGATCGCGATGTTCGGCGCCGCGATGAAGGTCCGCGACGGCGGCCACATCGGCCTCGATTCGTTCGTGCGCCGGCTTTCCCCGAAGGGCCAGGCGGTCGTTCACGGGTTCCAGCATCTGTGCCTGATGGCGTTCGCGGTCGCGATCATCATCGGCTGCCTGCAGATGGCCGAAACCACCGCCGACGACCGGATTCCGATCATCGGCCTGCCCGAGGCGGTCCGCTACCTGATCCCGATGCCGGCGGGTCTCGCCATCATCCTGTTCTCGCTCGAGCACCTGCTTGCGCTGCGCAAGCGCAACCGAACCTGA
- a CDS encoding amidohydrolase family protein, which produces MDSTQARPPHSGVTLFDSHAHLVADDQARYPRNPMKRSPGAPPRLPGVIGLPGGKHGPNPINEVPDVARMLPWMAEAGVEAAVAVQKRMIYRYDNSYILDSSDTHPDTFSAVVILDAEDAATPGLVRGYIERHGLAGVRLFGGREPDGSMPWLNSPRALETWAVANEHGIVMDIEVLAAGGGGPSVPVIIELARRFPKLRVVLDHMLEPEVDDDNFGFDARFAPLAAEPNLFFKFTSINLDIYRETDTPAHEVLRAAVDLFGADRIMWGSDIGTSSGTYLDMVRRMLDATTLLTDAERHAVLYETGRRVFVKGGARD; this is translated from the coding sequence ATGGATTCCACCCAAGCCCGCCCGCCCCATTCCGGCGTGACGCTGTTCGACTCGCACGCGCACCTGGTGGCCGACGATCAGGCGCGCTACCCGCGCAACCCGATGAAGCGCTCGCCCGGCGCGCCGCCGCGCCTGCCCGGCGTGATCGGCCTGCCGGGCGGCAAGCACGGCCCGAACCCGATCAACGAGGTGCCCGACGTGGCGCGGATGCTGCCGTGGATGGCCGAGGCCGGCGTGGAGGCGGCGGTGGCCGTGCAGAAGCGCATGATCTACCGCTACGACAACAGCTACATCCTCGATTCGTCGGACACGCATCCGGACACGTTCTCGGCCGTGGTGATCCTCGACGCCGAGGACGCGGCCACGCCCGGGCTGGTGCGCGGCTACATCGAGCGCCACGGGCTGGCCGGCGTGCGCCTGTTCGGCGGGCGCGAGCCGGACGGCAGCATGCCGTGGCTGAACTCGCCGCGCGCGCTCGAGACCTGGGCGGTGGCCAACGAACACGGCATCGTGATGGACATCGAGGTGCTGGCCGCGGGCGGCGGCGGGCCGTCGGTGCCGGTCATCATCGAGCTGGCGCGGCGCTTCCCGAAGCTGCGCGTGGTGCTCGACCACATGCTCGAACCCGAGGTGGACGACGACAACTTCGGCTTCGACGCGCGCTTCGCGCCGCTCGCGGCCGAGCCGAACCTCTTCTTCAAGTTCACCTCGATCAACCTCGACATCTACCGCGAGACCGACACGCCCGCGCACGAGGTGCTGCGCGCCGCCGTCGACCTGTTCGGCGCGGACCGCATCATGTGGGGCTCCGACATCGGCACCTCGTCGGGCACCTACCTCGACATGGTGCGGCGCATGCTCGATGCCACCACGCTGCTGACCGACGCCGAGCGCCACGCGGTGCTCTATGAGACCGGCAGGCGCGTGTTCGTGAAGGGCGGCGCGCGTGACTGA
- a CDS encoding fumarate hydratase, which translates to MSTLDSSILKRVTAQLYERSLKMIPDDTRAFLERAEARESNPTGRTTLRILIDSADGARRDDSLVCSDVGIPTYSIKIGTRVCFDGPVRAAIRDGFAELAARISPPILKMVTNPLTHERGHAGKDMPIVSFDVIDEADHVDVVCSPKAMGTGRWEAIEAFVYPSHEQIERFVLDTMLRAGSQPCLPLVIGVGIGGTFDYAARLAKEQMLRPFGRTNPEPVLAGMERRLLDAVNAMGFGPMGTGGDTTAMAVHIDYAASHGFVPVAVCFNCWINRRTAARIHGDGRVEFLEGTA; encoded by the coding sequence ATGTCCACACTCGACAGTTCGATCCTGAAGCGCGTGACCGCGCAGCTCTACGAGCGCTCGCTGAAGATGATCCCCGACGACACGCGCGCGTTCCTCGAACGGGCCGAGGCGCGCGAATCGAACCCCACCGGCCGCACCACGCTGCGGATCCTGATCGACAGCGCCGACGGCGCGCGGCGCGACGATTCGCTGGTCTGCAGCGACGTCGGGATTCCCACCTACAGCATCAAGATCGGCACGCGCGTGTGCTTCGACGGGCCGGTGCGCGCGGCGATCCGCGACGGCTTCGCCGAGCTGGCCGCGCGCATCTCGCCGCCGATCCTGAAGATGGTGACGAACCCGCTCACGCACGAACGCGGCCATGCCGGCAAGGACATGCCGATCGTCAGCTTCGACGTGATCGACGAGGCCGACCACGTCGACGTGGTCTGCTCGCCGAAGGCGATGGGCACCGGGCGCTGGGAGGCGATCGAGGCGTTCGTCTACCCGAGCCACGAGCAGATCGAGCGCTTCGTGCTCGACACCATGCTGCGCGCCGGCTCGCAGCCGTGCCTGCCGCTCGTGATCGGGGTGGGCATCGGCGGCACCTTCGACTACGCGGCGCGGCTCGCCAAGGAGCAGATGCTGCGGCCGTTCGGGCGCACCAACCCCGAGCCGGTGCTGGCCGGGATGGAGCGGCGCCTGCTCGACGCCGTCAACGCGATGGGCTTCGGGCCGATGGGCACCGGCGGCGACACCACCGCGATGGCCGTCCACATCGACTACGCGGCGAGCCACGGCTTCGTGCCGGTGGCCGTCTGCTTCAACTGCTGGATCAACCGGCGCACCGCCGCGCGCATTCACGGCGACGGCCGCGTCGAATTCCTGGAGGGCACGGCATGA
- a CDS encoding flavin reductase family protein: MFIDPAATPGFKRTLFNAIVAPRPIGWISTVNGRGQVNLAPFSHFNLVSTAPPVVMFSCNTPADRAEKDTIANVRETGEFVTNLVSWDLREPMNHSSIDAPYGIDEFELAGLAKAPSVMVRPPRVAASPACMECRLLRIVGIEPTGPGETASQVVFGRVVGVHLDPRFVGEDGRFDTVRAEPLTRLDGNRYGVVERLAELGRPSPRRD; encoded by the coding sequence ATGTTCATCGATCCGGCCGCCACGCCCGGCTTCAAGCGCACGCTGTTCAACGCGATCGTCGCGCCGCGGCCGATCGGCTGGATCAGCACCGTCAATGGCCGCGGGCAGGTGAATCTCGCGCCGTTCTCGCACTTCAACCTCGTCTCGACGGCGCCGCCGGTGGTGATGTTCTCGTGCAACACGCCGGCCGACCGCGCCGAGAAGGACACCATCGCCAACGTGCGCGAGACCGGCGAATTCGTGACGAACCTCGTCAGCTGGGACTTGCGCGAGCCGATGAACCACAGCTCGATCGACGCGCCCTACGGCATCGACGAGTTCGAGCTGGCGGGCCTCGCCAAGGCGCCGAGCGTGATGGTGCGGCCGCCACGCGTGGCCGCCTCGCCGGCCTGCATGGAATGCCGGCTGCTGCGGATCGTCGGGATCGAGCCCACCGGGCCGGGCGAGACGGCCAGCCAGGTGGTGTTCGGCCGCGTGGTGGGCGTGCATCTGGACCCGCGCTTCGTGGGCGAGGACGGCCGCTTCGACACGGTGCGCGCCGAGCCGCTCACGCGCCTGGACGGCAACCGCTACGGCGTGGTGGAGCGGCTCGCCGAGCTGGGCCGGCCGAGCCCGCGCCGCGACTGA
- a CDS encoding TRAP transporter large permease, with the protein MELAILSISFLLLLFLGVPVSFALGLSCVATYLAEGLPVATAMQSVISGMNAFSFLAVPFFIFSGELMLHGGIADRILKFAQSAVGHFRGGLGMANVVACTLFGGVSGSPTADTSAMGGVVIPLMKREGYSAAYAVNVTTHASLAGALMPTSTNMIIYAFAAQGITGMLNGHMVSGVSIGDLLFSGLLPVLWVMGFVLIAAYWQARRYGYPRSADGSTALLKFPGWYAVARSFVGALPGLGVIAIILVCVAKGIATATEAAAIAVVYSLVLTLFVYRTLTMKKLWRALSHAARTTGVVLLLIAVSNMLRFQMSYLEIPDAIEHLLQQSNAAPWLMLLYINILQVFLGTFVDMAAHILITTPLFLPLAMACGVGPVQFGIMLLLNCSLGLVHPPIGSVQFVGCAIGEVSIGETTKTAWPYYLAIFSAINIVTYMPFFSTWLPSIISGHPVF; encoded by the coding sequence ATGGAACTCGCAATCCTTTCCATCAGCTTCCTGCTGCTGCTGTTTCTCGGGGTGCCCGTGTCGTTCGCGCTCGGGCTCTCGTGCGTCGCGACCTACCTGGCCGAAGGGCTGCCGGTGGCCACCGCGATGCAGTCCGTCATCTCGGGGATGAACGCGTTCTCGTTCCTCGCCGTGCCGTTCTTCATCTTCTCCGGCGAACTGATGCTGCATGGCGGCATCGCCGACCGGATCCTGAAGTTCGCGCAGTCGGCCGTCGGGCACTTCCGCGGCGGCCTCGGCATGGCCAACGTGGTGGCCTGCACGCTGTTCGGCGGCGTGTCCGGCTCGCCGACCGCCGATACCTCGGCGATGGGCGGCGTGGTGATCCCGCTGATGAAGCGCGAAGGCTACAGCGCCGCCTACGCGGTGAACGTGACCACCCACGCCTCGCTGGCGGGCGCGCTGATGCCGACCTCGACGAACATGATCATCTATGCGTTCGCCGCGCAGGGGATCACCGGCATGCTGAACGGCCACATGGTGAGCGGCGTGTCGATCGGCGACCTGCTGTTTTCGGGCCTGCTGCCGGTGCTGTGGGTGATGGGCTTCGTGCTGATCGCCGCCTACTGGCAGGCGCGTCGCTACGGCTATCCGCGCAGCGCGGACGGCTCCACGGCACTGCTGAAGTTCCCGGGCTGGTACGCGGTGGCGCGTTCGTTCGTGGGCGCGCTGCCGGGCCTGGGCGTGATCGCCATCATCCTGGTGTGCGTGGCCAAGGGGATCGCCACGGCGACCGAGGCGGCCGCGATCGCGGTGGTGTACTCGCTGGTGCTGACGCTGTTCGTCTATCGCACGCTGACGATGAAGAAGCTGTGGCGCGCGCTGTCGCACGCCGCGCGCACCACCGGCGTGGTGCTGCTGCTGATCGCCGTGTCGAACATGCTGCGCTTCCAGATGTCGTACCTGGAGATTCCGGACGCGATCGAGCACCTGCTGCAGCAGTCGAACGCCGCGCCGTGGCTGATGCTGCTGTACATCAACATCCTGCAGGTGTTCCTCGGCACGTTCGTGGACATGGCCGCGCACATCCTGATCACCACGCCGCTGTTCCTGCCGCTTGCGATGGCCTGCGGCGTGGGGCCGGTGCAGTTCGGGATCATGCTGCTGCTGAACTGCTCGCTCGGCCTCGTGCATCCGCCGATCGGCTCGGTGCAGTTCGTGGGTTGCGCGATCGGCGAGGTGTCGATCGGCGAGACCACCAAGACCGCCTGGCCGTATTACCTGGCGATCTTCAGCGCGATCAACATCGTGACGTACATGCCGTTCTTTTCGACCTGGCTGCCCAGCATCATCAGCGGGCATCCGGTGTTCTGA
- a CDS encoding ketopantoate reductase family protein: MLPVGNGLPWWFCLPAGGPLAGLRLASVDPDGAIERTLPFAQVLGGSVMASCSSPAPGVVRHHSGNRITIGEPAGGVSERAAGWAALLSDAGLQTVASDDIRRDLWIKLLGNACSNPLSVLTQAGTDRLVNDAGTLAVYERLMGECLAIGRAAGLTIEIDIAQRIAQTRQLGAVKTSMLQDLEAGRSLELDAILGAPLECAARLGIDAPWLRAIEALTRLRANAAP, encoded by the coding sequence GTGCTGCCGGTCGGCAACGGGCTGCCGTGGTGGTTCTGCCTGCCGGCCGGCGGCCCGCTCGCCGGGCTGCGGCTCGCCAGCGTGGACCCCGACGGCGCCATCGAACGCACGCTGCCGTTCGCGCAGGTGCTGGGCGGCAGCGTGATGGCCTCGTGCAGCTCGCCCGCGCCCGGCGTGGTACGGCACCACAGCGGCAACCGCATCACGATCGGCGAGCCGGCCGGCGGCGTCAGCGAGCGCGCGGCGGGCTGGGCGGCACTGTTGAGCGACGCGGGCCTGCAGACGGTCGCCAGCGACGACATCCGCCGCGACCTCTGGATCAAGCTGCTCGGCAACGCCTGCTCGAATCCGCTCAGCGTGCTGACGCAGGCCGGCACCGACCGCCTCGTCAACGACGCCGGCACGCTGGCCGTCTACGAGCGCCTGATGGGCGAATGCCTCGCGATCGGCCGCGCGGCCGGGCTCACGATCGAGATCGACATCGCCCAGCGGATCGCGCAGACACGCCAGCTCGGCGCCGTGAAGACCTCGATGCTGCAGGACCTCGAGGCGGGCCGCTCGCTCGAACTCGACGCGATCCTCGGCGCGCCGCTCGAATGCGCGGCGCGGCTCGGCATCGACGCGCCGTGGCTGCGCGCGATCGAGGCGCTGACGCGGCTGCGCGCGAACGCGGCGCCCTGA
- a CDS encoding TRAP transporter substrate-binding protein translates to MKTIFTRTRVAVAIVAALAAATTMSAQARTFRSADVHSDNFPTNMAVKFMSDEISKATGGKDSIKVYGNSALGSENETIDQVRIGAIDMVRANGAAFNEIVPESLIPSFPFLFRDIEHFRNVMYGPEGQKILDAFKAKGLIALTFYESGARSIYAKRPVKSPADMKGLKVRVQPSDLMVDEIKAMGGVPTPMPFSEVYTGLKTGLVDAAENNLPSYDETKHYEVANVYSETQHAMTPEVLVFSKKIWDTLSPQEQTAIKKAAADSVPYYVQLWTARESEARKAVLKGGATIVPAAQIDRAAFVKAMQPLWTKYEKTPQMKQIVDEIQAIK, encoded by the coding sequence ATGAAAACGATCTTCACTCGCACCCGCGTCGCGGTCGCGATCGTTGCGGCGCTGGCCGCGGCGACCACGATGTCGGCCCAGGCCCGCACGTTCCGCTCGGCCGACGTCCACAGCGACAACTTCCCGACGAACATGGCCGTCAAGTTCATGAGCGACGAGATCAGCAAGGCCACGGGCGGCAAGGACTCGATCAAGGTCTACGGCAACAGCGCGCTCGGTTCGGAAAACGAGACGATCGACCAGGTGCGGATCGGCGCGATCGACATGGTTCGCGCCAACGGCGCCGCGTTCAACGAGATCGTGCCGGAATCGCTGATCCCGTCGTTCCCGTTCCTGTTCCGCGACATCGAGCACTTCCGCAACGTGATGTACGGCCCGGAAGGCCAGAAGATCCTCGACGCGTTCAAGGCGAAGGGCCTGATCGCGCTGACCTTCTACGAGAGCGGCGCGCGTTCGATCTACGCGAAGCGTCCGGTCAAGTCGCCGGCCGACATGAAGGGCCTCAAGGTGCGCGTGCAGCCGTCGGACCTGATGGTCGACGAAATCAAGGCGATGGGCGGCGTGCCGACTCCGATGCCGTTCTCGGAAGTCTATACGGGCCTGAAGACGGGCCTGGTGGATGCGGCCGAGAACAACCTGCCGTCGTATGACGAAACCAAGCATTACGAAGTGGCGAACGTGTACTCGGAAACGCAGCACGCCATGACGCCGGAAGTGCTGGTGTTCTCGAAGAAGATCTGGGACACGCTCTCCCCGCAGGAGCAGACGGCGATCAAGAAGGCGGCCGCCGATTCGGTGCCGTACTACGTGCAGCTCTGGACGGCGCGTGAAAGCGAAGCCCGCAAGGCCGTGCTGAAGGGCGGCGCCACCATCGTGCCGGCCGCGCAGATCGACCGTGCCGCGTTCGTGAAGGCGATGCAGCCGCTCTGGACCAAGTACGAGAAGACCCCGCAGATGAAGCAGATCGTCGACGAAATCCAGGCGATCAAGTAA
- a CDS encoding fumarate hydratase C-terminal domain-containing protein, with product MSRIHDLSLPLAREQVDALHLGDMVRLSGRVTVSIGLPTHQRLARMIEAGEPLPVDLAGGAFFHLSTYVDETGGAGSVPRALYLNPSTSTRYNPWMPTLIRGLGVRLVGGKGGLDAASAAALREAGCAYLSFPGGGLNLLSRALRAVVEQHWTEYISQFRLLTLEVEQLGPATVAIDARGESLYAQLHEQAVARLPGIVGALGHGRVDAG from the coding sequence ATGAGCCGGATCCACGACCTGAGCCTGCCGCTCGCACGCGAGCAGGTGGACGCGCTGCATCTCGGCGACATGGTGCGGCTGTCGGGGCGCGTGACCGTCAGCATCGGGCTGCCCACCCACCAGCGGCTGGCGCGGATGATCGAGGCGGGCGAACCGCTGCCGGTGGACCTCGCCGGCGGCGCGTTCTTCCACCTGAGCACCTACGTGGACGAAACCGGAGGGGCGGGGAGCGTGCCGCGCGCGCTCTACCTGAACCCGAGCACCAGCACGCGCTATAACCCGTGGATGCCCACGCTGATCCGCGGGCTCGGAGTGCGCCTGGTGGGCGGCAAGGGCGGCCTGGACGCGGCCAGCGCCGCCGCGCTGCGCGAGGCCGGCTGCGCCTACCTGTCGTTTCCGGGCGGCGGCCTGAACCTGCTGTCGCGCGCGCTGCGCGCCGTGGTGGAGCAGCACTGGACCGAGTACATCTCGCAGTTCCGGCTGCTCACGCTCGAGGTCGAGCAACTCGGGCCGGCCACGGTGGCGATCGACGCGCGGGGCGAAAGCCTCTATGCGCAACTGCACGAGCAGGCGGTGGCGCGCCTGCCCGGCATCGTCGGCGCGCTCGGGCATGGCCGCGTCGATGCCGGTTGA